CGCATAATCTGTAATACGCATATATTTACAGAGACAACAATTTTTAAAGGAAGCACTTTCTTCCTTGTCATGTAATGTTATTGAAGAATTGCAGAAAGGTATTAAAATATTGTCGAATGTAGTCGAATTACGTCCGGACGATGATACCTCGCAGCAAGAAGCTGCCTTGGAAAAAATAGCGGATTTTGTAGATAATATGGATCTCGCGAACGATTTCTATAAAATTGGaggtttttcaattttcagtcCATGTTTAAACTCTCCGCATGGCAACATCAGATGGAGAACAGCTGACGTGATAGCCACATTAACTCAAAATAATCCTTTTTGCCAAGAGAAATTTCTAGAAACTGGTTTGTTCCCTGTATTGCTGAACATGGTAGATTCAGATACTGTGGATACAGCCAGAATCAAAGCTTTGTATGCTGTGTCTTGTAAGTATGGACCTGATTTACTCGAAAACACAAATTACACTTCTCTATAGACTACGTTAacatataaattgtaaaaatttaggTATAGTTCGTGAACAATCCCTGTCTCTGAAGCATATGGAAACGCATGACGGATACTCTGTACTTTTAAGAGCTATGCAAAGTCCAGTGAAAAAGTTGCAGATTAAATCTGCTTTCCTTTTATGTTCTCTTTGCAACAAGGAGCACACAAACGATCTGAAACTCATGCTAGTTAATATGGGTTTCATCGAACAAGCAACTGGATTATTAGTCGCCAATGAATTACTTCCAGAAATTCGGTATTATCGCGTTTCTATTTCACTTAGTTTATCTAA
This genomic stretch from Lasioglossum baleicum chromosome 4, iyLasBale1, whole genome shotgun sequence harbors:
- the LOC143208099 gene encoding hsp70-binding protein 1, with the protein product MGAAHATKVTKKMEKSKCSNMEDRAAAKSSASSRARPLSIQGPPNIDNAESETLDAMPNQPRQPRNLQGVLRYAMEAANSEESSRNTRLNPMDEERQQFLKEALSSLSCNVIEELQKGIKILSNVVELRPDDDTSQQEAALEKIADFVDNMDLANDFYKIGGFSIFSPCLNSPHGNIRWRTADVIATLTQNNPFCQEKFLETGLFPVLLNMVDSDTVDTARIKALYAVSCIVREQSLSLKHMETHDGYSVLLRAMQSPVKKLQIKSAFLLCSLCNKEHTNDLKLMLVNMGFIEQATGLLVANELLPEIRDQLLNILDALTNNNFLPALNECRRPELRLQSTLERYIKDLQQEENVDQLDICYRLLNKVFPESDTSQER